In a single window of the Micromonospora inositola genome:
- a CDS encoding sensor histidine kinase, with translation MAGRVPPGRLRRRLVIAFVLVAGVSAGVLAGGSYLMLRQARFDGSLQRAAADARYQLVLAGQFLPLTDARRADLLASFEGNGRHVLLVAGDTAASNPRYAPTPGRDLRTAVAAGQLGYQRSPDGARPHLLVVGGRIPGSTAELYVVTVEDDLVDGLRQLRTALLVGCAAVLLLAAGVGNALARRTLEPVGRASRAARAVAEGLLDTRLPVRGRDEFSAWAASFNEMAEALETKIEALSRARARERRFTADVAHELRTPVTALVAAASLLAEQLDALPADARRAAELLVTDVVRLRRLVEELMEISRLDAGREALSVRPVDVVALLGGLVDARGWTGRVTVAGDATPVDTDPRRLERVLANLVANAVEHGGGAIRAEVRRADGSVTVEVSDQGPGIPAAHLPYVFDRFYKVDPSRTGPGSGLGLAIARENARLLGGRLDVRSEIGRGTRFRLDLPVRSQEGDR, from the coding sequence ATGGCCGGCCGCGTACCCCCGGGGCGCCTGCGGCGCCGGCTCGTCATCGCGTTCGTGCTGGTCGCCGGGGTCTCCGCCGGGGTGCTGGCCGGCGGCTCCTACCTGATGCTGCGGCAGGCCCGGTTCGACGGCTCGCTGCAACGCGCGGCGGCCGACGCCCGCTACCAGCTGGTGCTGGCCGGGCAGTTCCTGCCGCTGACCGACGCCCGCCGGGCGGACCTGCTCGCCAGCTTCGAGGGCAACGGACGGCACGTCCTGCTCGTCGCCGGCGACACCGCGGCGTCGAACCCGCGCTACGCGCCGACACCAGGGCGGGACCTGCGGACCGCCGTCGCCGCCGGGCAGCTCGGCTACCAGCGCTCCCCCGACGGCGCCCGGCCGCACCTGCTCGTGGTGGGTGGCCGGATCCCCGGCTCCACCGCCGAGCTGTACGTGGTGACCGTGGAGGACGACCTGGTCGACGGCCTGCGCCAGCTCCGGACGGCGTTGCTGGTGGGCTGCGCGGCGGTGCTGCTGCTCGCCGCCGGGGTGGGCAACGCCCTGGCCCGGCGGACCCTGGAGCCGGTGGGGCGGGCCAGCCGGGCGGCCCGGGCGGTCGCCGAGGGCCTGCTGGACACCCGGCTGCCGGTGCGCGGTCGGGACGAGTTCAGCGCCTGGGCCGCGTCGTTCAACGAGATGGCCGAGGCACTGGAGACGAAGATCGAGGCGCTGTCCCGGGCCCGGGCCCGGGAGCGGCGGTTCACTGCCGACGTCGCGCACGAGCTGCGTACGCCGGTGACCGCACTGGTGGCGGCGGCATCGCTGCTCGCCGAGCAGTTGGACGCGCTGCCCGCCGACGCCCGCCGGGCCGCCGAGTTGCTCGTCACCGACGTGGTCCGGCTGCGGCGGCTGGTCGAGGAGCTGATGGAGATCTCCCGGCTGGACGCCGGGCGGGAGGCCCTGTCGGTGCGGCCGGTGGACGTCGTCGCGCTGCTGGGCGGCCTGGTCGACGCCCGCGGCTGGACCGGCCGGGTGACCGTGGCCGGGGACGCGACGCCGGTCGACACCGACCCGCGCCGCCTGGAGCGGGTGCTGGCGAACCTGGTCGCCAACGCGGTCGAGCACGGCGGCGGCGCGATCCGGGCCGAGGTACGGCGCGCCGACGGGTCGGTCACCGTCGAGGTCAGCGACCAGGGGCCGGGCATCCCCGCCGCGCATCTGCCGTACGTGTTCGACCGGTTCTACAAGGTCGACCCGTCCCGCACCGGCCCGGGCAGCGGGCTGGGCCTGGCCATCGCCCGGGAGAACGCCCGGCTGCTCGGCGGGCGGCTGGACGTGCGAAGCGAGATCGGCCGGGGCACCCGGTTCCGCCTCGACCTGCCCGTTCGATCTCAGGAGGGCGACCGGTGA
- a CDS encoding response regulator transcription factor has product MEGRVLVVEDDASIREVTALGLRRAGFRVDTAVDGPTALAGWRARPVDLIVLDVMLPGLDGFEVCREIRRTSQVPILMLTARTDTIDVVVGLECGADDYLRKPFDLPELVARVRAVLRRAVAPVEETTVTAGPLEIDPARFVARKAGRELTLTATEFRLLLELARRPGQVFTRELLLDRVWGHAYLGDSRLVDVAVQRLRAKVEDDPGQPALIRTVRGAGYKLSTG; this is encoded by the coding sequence ATGGAGGGCCGCGTGCTGGTCGTCGAGGACGATGCCTCCATTCGGGAGGTCACCGCCCTCGGTCTGCGCCGGGCCGGGTTCCGGGTGGACACCGCCGTCGACGGGCCGACCGCCCTCGCCGGCTGGCGGGCCCGGCCGGTCGACCTGATCGTGCTCGACGTGATGCTGCCCGGCCTGGACGGCTTCGAGGTGTGCCGGGAGATCCGCCGGACCAGCCAGGTGCCGATCCTGATGCTGACCGCGCGCACCGACACCATCGATGTGGTGGTCGGGCTGGAATGCGGCGCCGACGACTACCTCCGCAAGCCGTTCGACCTGCCGGAGCTGGTCGCCCGGGTCCGCGCGGTGCTGCGCCGGGCGGTCGCCCCGGTCGAGGAGACCACGGTGACGGCCGGTCCGCTGGAGATCGACCCGGCGCGCTTCGTGGCCCGCAAGGCGGGCCGAGAACTGACCCTGACCGCGACCGAGTTCCGGTTGCTGCTGGAACTGGCCCGCCGACCCGGTCAGGTGTTCACCCGCGAGCTGCTGCTGGACCGGGTGTGGGGGCACGCCTACCTCGGCGACTCGCGGCTGGTGGACGTGGCGGTGCAGCGGCTGCGGGCCAAAGTGGAGGACGACCCCGGCCAACCGGCGCTGATCCGGACGGTCCGCGGCGCCGGCTACAAGCTGTCGACGGGGTGA
- a CDS encoding AMIN-like domain-containing (lipo)protein has translation MRLKRALVALTVVLGGLLAGTGGAAAATTPYCGITWGSTAKSGGALSSAPLAEVRAGQHACWDRVVFEFAGPANGFSVAYGETYTEGQGLALSPYTAGGALLQVSLRAPAYDDGHVATLPYRTGDHAVNALGYRTLRDVVFGGSFEGYTTFAVGVRARLPYRVFVLSGPGTHSRIVLDVAHQWQA, from the coding sequence ATGAGACTGAAGAGAGCGCTGGTGGCGCTGACCGTCGTGCTCGGCGGCCTGCTCGCCGGCACCGGGGGCGCGGCTGCGGCGACCACGCCGTACTGCGGGATCACCTGGGGCAGCACGGCCAAATCGGGCGGCGCGCTGAGCAGCGCTCCGCTGGCGGAGGTCCGGGCCGGCCAGCACGCCTGCTGGGACCGGGTGGTGTTCGAGTTCGCCGGCCCGGCGAACGGTTTCTCCGTCGCATACGGGGAGACGTACACCGAGGGGCAGGGTCTGGCGCTGTCCCCGTACACGGCGGGCGGGGCGCTGCTGCAGGTCTCCCTGCGGGCGCCGGCGTACGACGATGGCCACGTCGCCACCCTGCCGTACCGCACCGGCGACCACGCCGTGAACGCGCTGGGCTACCGGACGCTGCGGGACGTGGTCTTCGGTGGCAGCTTCGAGGGGTACACCACCTTCGCCGTGGGCGTCCGGGCGCGACTGCCGTACCGGGTGTTCGTGCTCAGCGGCCCGGGCACGCACAGCCGGATCGTGCTGGACGTCGCCCACCAGTGGCAGGCATGA
- a CDS encoding NUDIX domain-containing protein: MSDGSPRTPSVSCVFVCHDGAGRLLLARRSVGARDEPGTWDTGAGALEYGETFEAAVAREVREEYATTSLEVTLLGVRNVLRDDPPSHWVAVVFAVRVDPATVAIGEPHKFDRLGWYTRDDLPTPLHSQLPPTLALLPDHLT; this comes from the coding sequence ATGTCCGACGGCTCCCCGCGTACCCCCTCGGTGTCCTGCGTCTTCGTCTGCCACGACGGCGCGGGCCGGTTGCTGCTGGCCCGGCGCAGCGTCGGCGCCCGCGACGAACCCGGCACCTGGGACACCGGCGCGGGCGCGCTGGAGTACGGGGAGACCTTCGAGGCCGCCGTCGCCCGCGAGGTCCGCGAGGAGTACGCGACCACGTCGCTGGAGGTCACCCTGCTCGGGGTCCGCAACGTGCTGCGCGACGACCCGCCGTCGCACTGGGTGGCGGTGGTCTTCGCGGTCCGGGTCGACCCGGCGACCGTCGCCATCGGGGAGCCGCACAAGTTCGACCGGCTCGGCTGGTACACCCGCGACGACCTGCCCACCCCGCTGCACTCGCAGCTCCCGCCGACGCTGGCGTTGCTGCCGGACCACCTGACCTGA